The region taataatgatattttataatatatgaatttatattaatataattaataaatatttatttttaatttattttaaaaatatattttattaaatatttagaatattctcttaaaattaacaaaaaaaaagttaaaactaagaatttattttatctacacattttttatatatagagATAAACAACCTTatatattacaaaaaaatattatatataatgtatgacaCGAGCatgttaaaaaaaaacatttaaataaaaacaatgtctataatttttttaaaaaaattgtacatTTATTAATCAATTTGTTAAGTTAGAACcaaaattttgtgaaaaaaaaattaaaattctattaaatatctaatttttatttgttaaaataagtaagatatttttaattttaaattgtaTATTTTGTCTTATATTAAAATGTCCCTAgaaattttaatgaaataaatattcaaaatatatgaagttataaacttaatattttgagtaaacttcattttaattatttatgtcaagacattttaattctaataaaaaatatacatagcTATATAgtcaataataaaaataataaaataaagaatttaatgtagatattttatataaataaattttgtaAATTTAGTTGATTGTTGAAATGATATTAGTTTTAatagaaaaatacaaaatttgtTAAACCAACAAAATTTCATTTTCTATAAACAAAAACAGGTACATGTATATACATACTTATCTATCAACAATAATATGAGTCGCCCACTAAGTGACCTCTTACAGCTAATATTGTCTTGGTCCTTAATGGGTTTTGGTTGTTCGACATTTTAGGTTCATAAAAAAGTAAATTATTTGTATTTtgcaattattaattaatttctcAAATTAAAGAACCATACTAGATGTAAATTCGCCTAAAAGTTTGAGGTTTGACCATTATAAATTAATaggaaaattatataaaatactaatttttattaaaaaatgacgtcttttcattcaattttttttttaaaattttacagtttaattttttttttttacattttatggttttgtcatatttatttattttttatgttgatTTCAAATTGTTTTTAgatttatttttgtgttttcatgttgttttttattttttctggatTGATGTTTAGTGAATCTAATAAATTgttttaaagttattttttagttatttttaaaaaaaattgtatttccGTAATTatgaaattttcaaaataatatttttgaaaatttgattacatatttaaaaaaaaaaatactaaaagaaataaaaataaatatatatttaattgaataaaaaaagAGAGTGCATTTCTTAGGCTTTAGACTCTTTCGGCCATGTTCCCTTATGAGGCCCATAACTGAACACAACCAAGTAAGCCCATTTATTATTGGGCTAGATTTAAAGCTTGATGGGCTAGATCTAATTAAATGGGCCTTGTAATAAATCTCTCTGGCGAAGTTTTGTACAGTTTGCGGGAAAAAAAAACTTCGTTTTCCTtctgagaaaaaaaaaaatacattcgTCTTCGTTAGTCAGATCCAGACTGAAAATTATTGAGGCATAGTGTTCTTCTGCAAAACCAAATCTACTCGTAACTTGATGAAAAAGCTTCTGTGATCGCAAATCAATTGATCTTACATCTTACCAAATGAGGCTTTTGCAGTTGGCTTTCGTACTTTCTTTAGCTTCTGGATTTGCAGTCCTCTTCATCTACATCACTGGAGTCTCTACCCTTCGTATGTCATATAGATATATCAAgtgtttatttatgtgttttctGGATAATGTTTCTATGTTCTAATGGAATTGATTGTAAATAGATGAGAGACTCTCGCTTTCGGATGACGATTTGGAGGCTTTGCAATCTTTGCAGAGCGGTTTCCAGAAGTGTGTGGTGAGTTTTTTTTGGTCTGCGTCATTGACAACTTATTTGTTTCTAGTTCAACCTGAGCTTACTTTGAATTTGAGGGCTGGATTTTTGTGTGATTTATTTTGAAATCTGATTGCGTTAATATAAATTTGAGCTGGTTAACTGTTCAAGGTCAAGTTTGCAGTGTAGGTATTGCTACACGAAGCAGGATTGATCTGTTTAGTGATGAGTTTCTGTGGATATTATATGTCTTGAGTCTAGGATTTTATTCTTGATATTAGTTTTAATTCTGAGTTGTATTAGCTATGTTAAGCTGCTTCTGCTTTCAGTTTTGTCCAGTAATGTTGTGTTCATgtaattgtttgttttgataaTGATGCAGAGTGCAAATGGATTGGGCTTACAGGCTGTGAGTGGCAAAGATTATTGCCAAGTCAAAATGACATTTCCCAGTGATACCATTCCAAAATGGGTAAATttctcttgaatttactatattTTTGTATACAAACACATTTCTGTATTGATTAACACTGGTTTATGAAGTATTTTAGGAGTGTTTACATCAAATATTACTTATTTACATGCTTGGTTATGTTATGATTCTGTACTGAGATTTAAGTTATTGTTTTTCGCCTGACATAATTTTTGTTCAAAATTGTTGCTGAGACAGAAAGATCCTAAAACTGGTGAACTTGAAGGTGTATCATATGACTTCAATATTTGTGAAGCTGTGGCTACATGGGAACAGGTGGGTTTCTTCTTTTATTTCTTGTCATGTATATAAGATACGCTGTGTCCTATTGCATGATTGGGCACTTGAATTTTCTTTAATGACATAAATGTGAAGGAGCAACAAAATGTAAAATTCTTGTTTAAGattttgttttatgatttacaaTTGATTTGTTATTCAGTGAGTTGATTCATTAGGTTCGGAATAGTACCACAATACTGACCAGGGAGTTCATTGATGCTTTACCAAATGGTTGGGAGGACTATGCATGGCGCAGGATTAACAAAGGAATAAATCTGTAGGCACTCTTACTCTCCATGACAGCGGTTGAGAATTTAATATATTGGAAGGTTATGTATGACACTACTGCAGTTTTATTCGATGCTTTTGTTTTAATGCAGTAATCACTGTGAGAATAAAAGGTTATGCGTGGAAAAACTTTCATTGGTACTCCCTGAAACACCTCCATATATTCCACGGCAGTTTGCCCGATGCGCTGTTATTGGAAACTCCGGTGATCTTTTGAAAACAAAATTTGGGAAGGAAATAGATACTTATGACGCTGTATTTAGAGAAAATGGTGCACCAATCCAGGTGAAGCTAATGTCTAACTCATGGTGGCAAGTTTTGGTGCTTTGTTTACTTTAAGCAGCTCATTTACCCTTCATTATTTTTCATTGTTCTATTTGTATATGCAGAACTATACTGATCATGTGGGTAGAAAAAGTACATTTCGTCTTCTTAACAGAGGATCTGCCAAAGCCCTTGATAAAGTTGTAGAATTAGACGGTATAGAAATTAGGCACTTGTCATAACTAAAGCCTGATGGCTTACTTTCCAAAGAAACTGATTAACTGAATTCTGCAGAAGCAAGGAAGGAGGCATTGATCGTCAAAACAACTATTCATGACATTATGAACAAGATGATTCGGGTGTGTAAAGAGTTTTTCTATTTTCTGTATAAGAAATCACAGTTATATTCTTCATTGTAGGATACAGAATATGTTTCATGTATTTTTAATTCGTTTGCTTTTTGAAATGATATTAGGAGAAGAGAACCTTTCTAGTTTGGAAGgatcacaaaatatatatatacatatatatattgatatattaTGCACACACATTTAGGTCTACCTATAGAGGATTTCTGCTTCCTAAGTTAAAATATCTGAATTTTTGAATGGTTAAAATATAATAAGGGCAGTAACAAGATTCCAAATAATTTGTCCCATTTGGCTGTAAAACATGTAAACATTTTTTTAGCATAAATCTAGATAGTTGTTTTTCCCTGATATACTTTTGAAATATGAATTCTATGTGATGTGGAATATTTTACCCTTTTACAACTTCTTAGTTTCATATTATGCAGGAAATTCCAATAAAAAATCCGGTGTATCTTATGCTGGGTGCTTCTTTTGGCTCTGCGGCAAAAGGAACCGGGCTCAAGGCACTTGAGTTTGCTCTCTCTATATGTGACTCTGTAGATATGTATGGTTTCACCGTGGACCCAGGCTATAAAGAATGGTGATAATTTCCCCCTTTGTACCAACTATTAAAGATCAAAGTTCGTCTTACAACTTTGAGTAATACTTTCCTCTTAAGGAGCTCATTCCTATTTTTTCAGGACTAGATACTTCTCAGAATCTCGACAAGGTCATACTCCTTTGCACGGCAGGGCATACTACCAAATGATGGAATGTTTGGGTGTAAGACTTCAATAGCTGCTGCATGGTTTTTTGTAATGTTTAATGGAACCTATACATGCATATACCTTTGTAGAAGTCCCTCTATACATAAATATTTCAGAACTTATATTTCAAGATTGATATTTTCCTAATCAGTACTATATTTTTTACTTGTGTATACAGCTTATCAAAATTCATTCTCCAATGCGAGCCAATCCAAACCGTGTTGTAAAATGGGTACCGGACAAGGATACAGTTAGAGCTGCTAGAATTGCAGCAGAGAAAATTTTAGGGTAACTgaaccttttattttatttttcttgtgtTTGTGAAAAATTAAATATTCTCTTCATTGCAATGGGCAGCAAACATGACAGAAATTTAATCACGCATCAGTTGTTCAATCATGCACATCTACCACTTTTAGTCCCAGAAAACAACGAGTTACATGAATTTTTGTAGAGGCAATCATATCAGGAGGAATTTATGCTGGTTTTGCTCTAAATTTATGGCACAATAATGGAACTTATTTTCTGCTGCATAAGCTTCTCATTCTTTCACCTTTCATATAATGTTTACCCtatctgatttttttttggttatgtCTGTTTTGGTCTATGGCCATAACAATGCTGCTTGAAGCTTGAACTTGTGTTTTTTGGTTTTCCTTCGTGGCTATAGGAGGGCCGGAGCAGGGTCTGGAGACCCACTGGGGGCATGTTCAATCATAACGAAACAAGTTAAAAGTAATCACATAGAAAAAGTGAGAAAAGCTGCCATTGATCATCAGAAATATGTAAGAGGCACAACTATGTACCCTTTGGAGCATAACCCTGAACACGGTATGCTCTGCACTGTGCCAAAATCTTAATTTGAAAATACTGGAGCAACTTTGCAGGATTAGTGAAACTTTTTTTGGTGAAGATTTGGTACAATCTAACCAATGGATGAAACAGAAGGTATTCATACATTTTCCGAAGAGCATCACAACTAGcctattttttaaatacaaattgTGAGTTTTTCCATACCAACAAGCCATTCTATTTGCTCTTCTCGTAGTCAAAGGGAAAATGTAGGCTGAGATTAGTATGTCTTAAAACTGCATAAAAATGTGGAAAAAcaattctttttcttctattctAGATGTGGTAAGATAACAAAGTCTTTTTCATTCCTGTAACATTATTTTCCATCACAGTCACAATCTCCATCATTTTTGCTGTGTTACATGTGGTGCTGATTAAGTCCAAAACATATGTATTACTTGTGCTCTAATTTCCAGCTTTTATTTCTTGTATTTGATGCCAAGTGGCTCGAGGACCACCTATTTCCTTATCCAAACACTGCACTTTTGGTAATATTTTGATCATTTATACTGCTGAAAATTGAACTACTGAGACTTTAGAAGAACCACACCGCCACCAATTCAAATGAAGACAATGACAATTCACTAATGGGACTTGAAAGAGTCACTGTCTTATCCTCTACGGGTCCAAATTCATTATAGTTTCTTCTTTGGCAAAAATTTAGTTGGGTTTGTGCTTAAATCTATAGTTGCATATATTTTCACTTGTTGGGTAATTTAAATTACAGTCTTCACATACCTCTTTGAAGAAACTTCACAAACTCATTTCTAAATTGTAGGTAGTTTGGCCATGAAATAAAATTGCAGATTAACTTTGAGTCTTTTAGTTTAGTGCATTGGCTTCCTAATTCTATTGATAGGTAGCAAATGTTGTATAGGCATGTTATTATTATGGTTCCAATCATTTgtggaaataataataataataaaaaaaaaatgaggatTTGAAATTAAAGCTTGACAGGATAAGTTTGAACTCTGACAATGAATGTTTCCACATTTGTGGGAGGGTGTTTCTCAATGAGAAGCACTTGTCCATAATGAGCTTTATCTATTAAAAGTGTGTCTAACTAAAATAGTGAAATATCTCTTGGAGAtagaaaggaagaaaaaaaaaataccttgTTCATCGACACACTCAAAAGCACCTTCATTTGGTTTTTGAATTATGCACTTGTTTTATTGTTGTCCTCAATCCAAAACAAAATAAAGACCTAATATAAATAGGCAtgtcacaaaataaaaaatataattgttTTAAAAAATGAGTTTTATAAAAACTTAAGTTTTAATATATAGGTCGAATAGTATTTTTTTCCAAAACTATGACATTTGCAgagtttttgattttttttcgtgACAAAAATGTTTCTGAATTATAGAAATTATTgaaattttgtcattttattgtattttctttatattttgatcCGTTTGCTTATGTGATTACAGACCACATGCATAATTGTAGTACGAGGGTTAACTGAGGCTAGTCAAAATCGACGAGTTTGTTAATACTAAACATAAAAGTATTAGTTTTAAGAATAAAGTTATATACTTCTAGAATTTActattatttaacaaaatagtaGTCAAActtaaaagtaaataaattaaCTAGTTCAAAAATCAATCATAAATAAACATCATTATTTTTGTCAAAATGAGATTAAAAAGATCAAAACACTATTGCCTTTACTCAGTTAAAAAAATTATGTCCTAACCATGAAGAATTATTCActtgataatgataaaaaattttAGTTCCTTCTTGTTAAAGCTAAACGATGTCGTTTTTTAACAAAACAAGGAGACACGTGTCGAATTCCTAAAGCAAGAGAACATAACTTCttcctctggaaaaacacttcacTTCACTTCCATCACTCCTCAAACTCCAAAACTCCCTTCTCTCTCCTCAATGCCCACGAActaaatttattttctttctctctctctagaaacttAAATAAAAGCCCACctaaatattcaattaaattttaaaatataaaataaaagagaCCCTCCTACTTTGTTTGTTTGCATTGGGAACTAGAAATCTCTCTCACTTTCTCTTTACATGGCGGACTTAAAGCCACCGGAAGGTCAGATCAACGGCGGCGGCGGAGTCGGAGTTGGGATAAGTGGTTTAGCACCCGGGCCTGTAGGCGGCggcggaggaggaggaggattaCTTGTAATGGGTTCTTCCGAGACTGTTGGATCGAAGCGACAACGAAGACCTAGCGTCCGATTAGGGGATATCGGAGGGGACCCGTCGTACGATTCCCAGGTCCGGCGCACCACCAAGCACTGGAAGCTTCCTTTGGACCATCACCACCATCACCATAACCACGGCCATAACCACAATCGGACTACCAGGGACACTGTTAAGACCTCCAAGACTCGACCTTTAATCAATTTCAGCTCCGCCGGTACGGACGACGGTCTCGAGGCGGTTGACGAGAGGGACCGAGAAGCGAATCTCGAAACCATGGCTATTGGGAGTTGGAAGCTCAAGGATTCGAAGAAACGAGGCTCAGTCGCCACCAAAAGGGTCAGATCCAATTGGGTTTCTTCCAAGCTCGATGAAGGTGGTGGCGGCGTTGGAGGAGCAGAGGTCGGAGATGGGGACGAGAAGTACAGCGCCGGAGAGGATCTTGACGATGGGAATCGGGATTTCGAAGTCGAAAATTCCGAAAGCCCCTTGAAAGAACAAAGCCCAATTCACTCTCTTGATAATTTGGGGGTAGATGGGCATGGGAACGAGAGGGAaattctttatcatggtaatCGGAGACCAATTAGGGTTAGGGTTCCTGACCACCATGATGGGGTGGACTTATCAGGGCCGTCGGATACCGAAGTAAGGGAATGGAAATGTGGGGATAGGAATGGGAATGGGAATGCAAATGTAGGGGGGGGAGAAAGGTATGTGGAAGATGGGGTTAGGGTTTGGCTTAATGGATTAGGGCTAGGGCGTTATGCTCCTGTATTTGAAATACACGAGGTTGATGATGAGGTATTGCCAATGTTAACTTTGGAAGATCTCAAAGATATGGGCATAAATGCTGTTGGTTCAAGAAGGAAAATGTTTTGTGCAATTCAGAAACTTGGGAAAGGCTTTTCATGAGTTTTTGTTCAATTTTTGCTGAATCTTGTACTTTGGAAggaagaaaaatatataatattttttcagCCATGGCAATGTAAGTGCATGTCTGAAGTGAAACTAGTTTGagccttcttttcttttcttttttcatatAAAATTTTCCCACTTCAGTAGTATTTTGAATGAGTAGTTTCTCTTCTTCTGATTACTTTTGATGGTTTACATACTTCTTTCTTAGGTAGTTGTTTCACCATGATTATATAACTTGAATGGTGGTAGTCTAGTTAAACATGAAGAAATGACTCATCCTGGTTCTTTGGAGGGTACAATAGGAAAGAGGAAAAATGCCCACGAACATAATTATTGGTTATAGAAAGGCCAATTATGGTATAATCTCCCATGCATGAAAAGATGTCTTCAGCTGAATGTGTTATAATGATTAGAGAAGtacatttgtttttgttttgaacAGCTTTGAAtatcttcttcttattattagtTTCTGTTATAAAATTCTCTTTTTGTTACTTAGTTACATAACTTCCTTCTGTAACTGTATTGTCTTTATCTCATTTAAAACATAACTATTCTTTTCCTTTGCTTTGCTTTTGAAAACAGACTAATTTGTCATTGTTTGTTGTGATATGTGGTGAGACCTGAGTTCACAGTTTTTGATTGAAGGGGTTGTTGACACATTACAATTAGACATGTAGTACTAAGGAATCTCTTTTTTTCTTGTACCAATTATGCTGTCAGATGTTTAGTAGTACCAATCATCATCCACTACTCACCACTTAAATGGGCATAGGAAGGAGAATATCTGAAGGTGTctcatctcattctctttgtgGACTTGTTTCATATCAAGCCCTTTGGTGCAAGAAGTTGAATTTGCCAGTAGGTTCAACTTGGCTTGGTAAAATTGCTAGTGGAAATGCCAAAAAAACTTGTATATTAGATGTTGTATAGGTCATCTCACATCAGATTTCTTTGGTATGGACGTGATGCCCTTGTGTTAGGCTATTAGATTTCATACTATTTGTAATCATGCCTTGTGAATTGTTTTGAACATGTATAAGAACCTTCTTTCATTATGAACATTTCAGTGATCTTTGTCACACAGATTTTGGCCTCTGTTTTTCCATGTTGATATTCAAGGATCTCCATAAGAACACAGACCTCTTGTGTTAAGTAAGCCTCTCTTAGCCAAAAGCTGAAAGCAGAAAAAAAAGGCCATACATATTGATCTAGCTTATTGTTGAATTGTTCTATTTTGATAGACTTGTTCTTGCCAGATGGCACAAATATTGTTGTATGCAGTTTGCTCTCACAAAGTCTAAAGTTCGAGTCTCATGTGAGCACTTGCATAATATTTAAATGAGGAGCCaagtttaaaaataataataaagctaaATTTGAATAAATGAGGAGAATTCTAAATTAATTGTATCATGCAAATTTCAACTTGGGAGTATATAACCAAGtcaataaataaaacaataaagTTTCAAGTATAGTGTGCAACATTAATGTCTAAAATTATGGGTTTGAGATATTCCTTACAAATTAATGTATTATAGTAATGAAGCTGTGCATTGAAGTGTCATAAATACAAGGAATGGAAGAATTTTGGGACTAGTATCTAAATGACAAAAAACTTCACTGATATACTACTACCAACTACTTCATGACATGGTTATTcaattaatcttttattttctttcttttttttcaaaTACAACCCTACAAGGCAGTTTTTCATTGAGTCTTTATTGTATCTAATGTATACCTACCAATTCACTAACTTGGCTTGTAACCTGACAAATTAAAGTGTCACACTTTTTTTGTAATGAGCCAAAAGTCACAAGAAGGTATCATATTAACAACCAAGAGGTATCTAATCTCATGCAAAATTAAAAAAACTCAATACTTTGCTTGAGCCATTCCTTTAGAAAAAGCAACTAGAATCTGGATTTTTTTTTGGAGAATTGAATTGGTATCTCCAAGAACCTTAAAGCTCATTTTTTGCACCTCTCAATAAAAGAACATGGGACAAATTGGCCCCTATGTAAATGAACCACTAGTCTTCAAAAGAAGTACTCTCAGACAGTCAAAAAGAGGAAAAATCAATATATACACTAGGTCTGGCCTGAGTATAAAGGAGTTAAATTTTCATGACTTCCACATTATCAGGACCACTTGTTAATATAACATAACATCTATCAAATTTCTACTAGTGTCATACCTTAGTATAATATATAATTAGGTTATCAGCGACAAAAATATCTGATTTTTGATATAGTATTCCTTCATATTTTGATATGATAGTATTTAAATCCATAATTTTTTTAAGATAAAAGTCGCTTACATTAACATATTGGTGAACATGTTCCTAAGgacttattaattattttaattgattttaaaattataaaatttaaataaaatttgtaaattaatttaaataatgaattaaaaaatatatatgaattaataaaatattattcattaatacATATTTACATATTTACTAAAATAAATTTGTACCtattaattaaatcaaaattgTGTTATTGTATTAGTTCTTATGttcttaaattaaaattatttgatTGGTGTGAGTAAGAACTAAtacaataatataattttaattaaaaaaataatttagtaaatatgtaaatatatgttaatgatttgtatctttaactcttaaattcaaactttttttttgttcCTTTTGATTATAATATTGGATTTAGTCAAACAAGTGTGTGTTTGTCAAAtgagaagtttacataaatataaatatgggaaaaatatatatagtttctaaatttatgagaaaaaaaataattgtgtaagttttggaaaaaaagtttaaaatatggtaaataaattaccatatcttattttctcttctctcatcacgatctctctctcttcatctcatttctttctttctcctccccatttcttcctcatttcttatTTTCTTCCTCACGATCTCTCCTCAAATTTCTTCCGGCGATGCTACCTCCGCCGTTGCCTCCGACGACGACGACGAactgattttcttcttcttcttcttcttattcggtctgtcttattcttctttttctttcttcaaatctagtattattatttttcttctttttcacatctgattttgaacttcatatttgatttttttttgtttttttttctaaatctgtttaagtaaccaggtacttgacttcatatttgattttttctggggtttttttttttctgaatctgtttaagtaaccaggtacttgacttcatatttgatttttctgggtttttttttctttctaaatctgtttaagtaaccaggtacttgacttcatatttgatttttctgggttttttttcctttctaaatctgtttaagtaaccaggtacttgacttcatatttgatttttctggatttttttttctttctaaatctgtttaagtaaccatgtacttgacttcatatttgatttgatttaaaaaatgtacttaagaaaagttgactgctattatttagtgtagactagggtagtataagaagctaggtagttgaatattttagggtacttttaacatatgaaagctTAGGTTAACTGATTAGTTTTTTTGGTTGAAATGGCAAAAGTTGTCAAAAAGTTCTTCTCTGTGATGTTTAGATCAATTGGAAATAGGTTTAGCAGCCAAGCGTTCATCAAATAAGgttctaacataaatatttatgtgtttattaattatttaaagaaatagaactagaacgtttgctcaaaaaatgtatcga is a window of Humulus lupulus chromosome 4, drHumLupu1.1, whole genome shotgun sequence DNA encoding:
- the LOC133829987 gene encoding uncharacterized protein LOC133829987 — protein: MADLKPPEGQINGGGGVGVGISGLAPGPVGGGGGGGGLLVMGSSETVGSKRQRRPSVRLGDIGGDPSYDSQVRRTTKHWKLPLDHHHHHHNHGHNHNRTTRDTVKTSKTRPLINFSSAGTDDGLEAVDERDREANLETMAIGSWKLKDSKKRGSVATKRVRSNWVSSKLDEGGGGVGGAEVGDGDEKYSAGEDLDDGNRDFEVENSESPLKEQSPIHSLDNLGVDGHGNEREILYHGNRRPIRVRVPDHHDGVDLSGPSDTEVREWKCGDRNGNGNANVGGGERYVEDGVRVWLNGLGLGRYAPVFEIHEVDDEVLPMLTLEDLKDMGINAVGSRRKMFCAIQKLGKGFS
- the LOC133829986 gene encoding sialyltransferase-like protein 2, producing the protein MRLLQLAFVLSLASGFAVLFIYITGVSTLHERLSLSDDDLEALQSLQSGFQKCVSANGLGLQAVSGKDYCQVKMTFPSDTIPKWKDPKTGELEGVSYDFNICEAVATWEQVRNSTTILTREFIDALPNGWEDYAWRRINKGINLNHCENKRLCVEKLSLVLPETPPYIPRQFARCAVIGNSGDLLKTKFGKEIDTYDAVFRENGAPIQNYTDHVGRKSTFRLLNRGSAKALDKVVELDEARKEALIVKTTIHDIMNKMIREIPIKNPVYLMLGASFGSAAKGTGLKALEFALSICDSVDMYGFTVDPGYKEWTRYFSESRQGHTPLHGRAYYQMMECLGLIKIHSPMRANPNRVVKWVPDKDTVRAARIAAEKILGRAGAGSGDPLGACSIITKQVKSNHIEKVRKAAIDHQKYVRGTTMYPLEHNPEHGMLCTVPKS